In the Sarcophilus harrisii chromosome 3, mSarHar1.11, whole genome shotgun sequence genome, one interval contains:
- the LOC100922908 gene encoding uncharacterized protein C8orf48-like, whose amino-acid sequence MTLSSVDLGISKDKPAESDNICCRVLSDYSREICELFTKEGKEKKNYKQTEGKPSGSLGSSEQCKILAHTSGRKPVSKKPSSFKNETKLLNVADSIALENKWCKKWANCLKAKENTTVQNQKGTNPQKEIEEITEGELDALRSFCTARINLMSKQRKKNRTKKLQHKPEGENHVSEKSDLSISVQQVNKLNLKDSKAPVRKIAEKKEPNSTHNSDHNKKKELKKVASMTNKKSFLELTRIQEKMEEYKYIKDTLILIAEIHKNLPRLSDEPDKVWKKLNIEGHIK is encoded by the coding sequence ATGACTCTAAGTTCAGTTGACCTTGGCATTTCAAAAGATAAACCAGCGGAGTCAGATAACATTTGTTGTCGAGTCCTTTCTGACTATTCTAGAGAGATCTGTGAACTCTttacaaaggagggaaaggaaaagaagaattataaGCAAACTGAAGGAAAACCCTCTGGCTCTTTGGGTTCTTCGGAACAATGTAAGATCTTGGCTCACACCTCTGGAAGAAAGCCTGTGAGTAAGAAGCCCTCAAGTTTTAAGAATGAAACCAAATTATTGAATGTGGCAGATTCCATTGCTTTAGAAAACAAATGGTGTAAGAAATGGGCTAACTGTCTCAAGGCCAAAGAAAATACTACTGTCCAAAACCAAAAAGGCACCAATCCCCAAAAAGAAATCGAGGAAATAACAGAGGGAGAATTGGATGCCTTACGCTCTTTCTGCACCGCGAGGATAAATTTGATGTctaagcagagaaaaaaaaatagaactaaaaagCTGCAGCATAAACCAGAAGGAGAAAATCATGTGTCAGAAAAGTCAGACCTCTCTATATCTGTGCAGCAGGTAAATAAACTGAATCTAAAAGACTCAAAGGCACCTGTGagaaaaatagcagaaaaaaaagaacctaattCAACACATAATTCTGACCataacaagaaaaaagaacttaaaaaagttGCGTCCATGACAAACAAAAAGTCCTTTCTAGAATTAACTCgaatacaagaaaaaatggaagaatacaaGTATATCAAAGATACTCTCATCCTCATTGCAGAAATCCACAAAAACCTTCCCAGACTTTCAGATGAGCCAGACAAAgtgtggaaaaaattaaatatagaagGTCATATTAAATAA